The Paenibacillus sp. FSL R7-0204 genome includes a region encoding these proteins:
- a CDS encoding HIT family protein, whose amino-acid sequence MTTCFICEKHMGNTPQPPGGYIYEDEHWKVCHFPAEQSVPGQLVLESKRHLLDFSEMTEEEAGSYGILVKKLGSALKQATGAERVYSVIMVDGVPHFHAHFIPRLSHSARGVALIAQQNSCTVAEAEELAGRLRLLMN is encoded by the coding sequence ATGACGACTTGTTTCATTTGTGAGAAGCATATGGGGAATACTCCCCAGCCGCCGGGGGGATACATATATGAGGATGAACACTGGAAGGTGTGTCATTTTCCTGCGGAACAATCCGTTCCAGGACAACTGGTGCTCGAATCGAAGCGGCATTTGCTTGATTTCTCTGAGATGACTGAGGAAGAAGCGGGCTCTTACGGGATTCTGGTGAAAAAATTAGGTTCGGCGCTTAAGCAGGCAACGGGGGCAGAACGTGTCTATTCCGTCATCATGGTCGATGGGGTTCCCCATTTCCATGCCCATTTCATTCCGCGGTTGAGCCACAGCGCCAGAGGTGTTGCACTGATTGCGCAGCAGAACTCGTGTACGGTGGCAGAGGCTGAGGAGTTAGCCGGAAGATTGCGACTTTTAATGAATTAG
- a CDS encoding transporter substrate-binding domain-containing protein produces the protein MKKKFVPGVLMVLLGLVIAGCGNGTKNDAGSAETNGAGAGTKTIVAATSGVSNPFSYEKDGQLTGYDVEVMKAIFKDLPEYKLDVQAIEFEGILTGLDNGRFQLGANNFSSNPERRSKYDFSLPIIENANVFVVRKDDNTLKSVEGLKGYKAVTEVGNSGATLLENYNEANPDAKAEIMYTDENFVKQFEGIEAGRYDVRIISRVSAEKAIKEHGFTNLKVVAFSTENSDPGSYILLSKSADSSLLDTVNKRIKEMYADGTLLKISEEQLGGDYLPKKELME, from the coding sequence ATGAAGAAGAAATTTGTGCCAGGCGTTCTGATGGTGTTGCTCGGGTTGGTCATTGCAGGCTGCGGTAATGGAACTAAGAATGACGCAGGCTCCGCAGAGACAAACGGCGCGGGAGCCGGTACGAAGACCATCGTTGCGGCAACGAGCGGGGTAAGTAACCCTTTTAGCTACGAGAAGGACGGACAGTTGACAGGTTACGATGTGGAAGTAATGAAGGCGATCTTCAAGGACCTTCCGGAATATAAGCTAGATGTTCAGGCAATTGAATTCGAAGGGATTCTGACCGGCCTCGATAATGGACGTTTCCAGCTGGGGGCGAACAATTTCAGCTCCAACCCGGAGAGACGCAGCAAATACGATTTCTCCCTGCCGATTATTGAGAATGCGAATGTATTCGTAGTCCGCAAGGATGATAACACCCTTAAGTCAGTAGAAGGCCTGAAGGGCTATAAAGCTGTAACAGAAGTCGGCAACTCCGGTGCCACACTGCTGGAGAATTATAATGAAGCGAACCCGGATGCCAAAGCGGAGATTATGTACACCGACGAGAACTTCGTGAAGCAGTTCGAAGGCATTGAAGCCGGACGCTATGATGTGCGTATCATTTCCCGTGTGTCTGCCGAGAAGGCCATCAAGGAGCATGGTTTTACCAACCTGAAGGTTGTTGCCTTCTCTACAGAGAATAGCGATCCCGGATCTTACATCCTGCTCTCCAAGTCTGCGGACAGCTCACTACTGGATACAGTCAACAAGAGAATCAAGGAAATGTATGCGGATGGCACATTGCTGAAGATCAGCGAAGAACAGCTAGGCGGCGATTATCTGCCGAAGAAAGAGCTAATGGAGTAA
- a CDS encoding CapA family protein → MKFLVSGDALFSSSNLDQTMDPELLQLLKGADEVFTNAEFVTPRLNTAPASGRGYQTSVRPKALDEFGPLNIRYVCFANNHTGDYGTQGLVDTIEEAEARGLTPLGVGMSLHEARKPVFVDTPDGRIAIITIDVTRSEVFAASNPGNGVPARPGVNPLRWSRTYVVNDQDFNTLKEISERIGIASSMEEGKRIETYKSKSENHYEFGSLFEGYLTFEKGEQSRVKTAAHEQDQQEIYRSIQDARERSDFVFVSLHTHEGENENWYSDYPAEFIETFARGAVDAGASCVFGHGAHFTRGVELYKGQPIFYNIGSLFMEFEAGESIVSPEMFTAYGYAENEAPSTLHKNRTKDSEGNWQGFYSDRKFSENFLVMFDLNVEEKRFDYELIPIDLRLTHPTVTKRGLPVLASDEAAASLVERLNAVSQERYHTQIIYEGKHLTVRPC, encoded by the coding sequence ATGAAATTTCTAGTTTCGGGAGATGCATTATTCTCCAGCAGCAATTTAGATCAAACGATGGACCCGGAGCTGCTTCAACTGCTCAAGGGGGCGGATGAGGTGTTCACGAATGCCGAGTTTGTCACGCCAAGATTGAATACCGCTCCAGCCTCTGGCCGCGGCTATCAGACCAGTGTGCGCCCCAAGGCGCTGGACGAGTTCGGACCGCTGAACATCCGGTATGTCTGCTTTGCGAATAATCATACAGGGGACTACGGGACCCAGGGACTTGTGGATACGATCGAAGAGGCGGAAGCCCGTGGTCTGACCCCGCTTGGGGTGGGGATGAGCCTGCATGAAGCGCGTAAGCCGGTGTTCGTCGATACGCCGGACGGCCGGATTGCGATCATCACTATCGATGTGACGAGAAGCGAGGTGTTCGCTGCTTCGAATCCGGGGAACGGAGTTCCGGCCCGTCCGGGCGTCAACCCGCTCCGCTGGTCGCGGACGTATGTTGTAAACGATCAGGACTTCAACACCTTGAAGGAGATTAGTGAGCGCATCGGCATCGCTTCCAGCATGGAGGAAGGCAAGCGGATTGAGACCTATAAGAGCAAATCGGAGAATCATTATGAATTCGGCTCGCTGTTTGAAGGCTATTTAACCTTCGAGAAGGGCGAGCAGTCCCGCGTCAAAACAGCCGCGCATGAGCAGGATCAGCAGGAAATCTACCGCAGCATTCAGGATGCACGGGAACGCAGTGACTTTGTGTTCGTCAGCCTGCATACCCATGAAGGGGAGAATGAGAACTGGTACTCCGATTATCCGGCAGAGTTCATCGAGACCTTCGCGCGCGGAGCGGTGGATGCCGGAGCGAGCTGTGTCTTCGGACATGGTGCCCACTTCACCAGAGGGGTGGAGCTGTACAAGGGCCAGCCTATTTTCTATAACATAGGCAGTCTGTTCATGGAGTTCGAAGCCGGAGAGTCGATAGTATCTCCCGAGATGTTCACCGCCTACGGGTATGCCGAGAATGAAGCTCCGTCTACCCTGCACAAGAACAGAACCAAGGACAGCGAAGGGAACTGGCAGGGCTTCTACAGCGACCGCAAGTTCTCGGAGAACTTCCTGGTCATGTTCGATCTGAATGTGGAGGAGAAGCGGTTTGATTACGAGCTGATTCCGATTGATCTTAGACTGACCCATCCTACAGTGACTAAGCGGGGCTTGCCTGTGCTGGCTTCGGATGAAGCGGCGGCTTCCCTGGTGGAGCGGCTGAATGCGGTGAGCCAAGAGCGGTATCATACTCAGATTATATACGAAGGAAAGCATTTGACCGTTAGACCCTGCTGA
- a CDS encoding amino acid ABC transporter permease, producing MGEIFDINAVFSAIPRLLEVLPVSLQITVISMIVGLVFALLFAIIRMRRIPVLSQLVTVFISFIRGTPIIVQLYLTYNGIPLLLKFINQQYGTDYNINAIPAMIFVLVTFAFNEAAYNSETIRAALQSVNKGQIEAAESLGMTYLQVLRRVIVPQALVVAIPPLGNALIGLLKGTSLAFVAGVIEMTAKGKIISGSNFRFFEVYLALAIIYWVMTILIEQLLRFLEKRFSIPDSAAGAMNRGWFSWGRRGI from the coding sequence ATGGGAGAGATTTTTGATATCAACGCGGTGTTCTCAGCGATTCCTCGCCTGTTAGAGGTCCTTCCTGTGAGTCTGCAGATTACGGTCATCTCGATGATCGTCGGCCTTGTGTTTGCTCTGTTGTTCGCCATTATCCGTATGCGCCGAATTCCCGTGCTAAGTCAGCTAGTCACAGTCTTCATCTCGTTCATTCGTGGAACGCCGATCATTGTGCAGTTGTATCTGACTTATAACGGAATTCCGTTGTTACTCAAATTCATTAATCAGCAGTACGGTACGGACTATAATATCAATGCCATTCCGGCGATGATCTTCGTGCTGGTCACCTTCGCGTTCAATGAAGCGGCTTACAACTCGGAGACGATCCGCGCTGCGCTGCAATCGGTGAACAAGGGCCAGATCGAGGCCGCTGAATCCCTGGGGATGACCTATCTTCAGGTACTGAGAAGAGTCATCGTTCCACAGGCGCTGGTGGTGGCGATTCCGCCGCTGGGCAACGCACTGATCGGACTGCTGAAGGGGACCTCACTAGCCTTCGTTGCGGGTGTAATCGAAATGACGGCTAAGGGGAAAATTATCTCCGGCAGCAACTTCCGCTTCTTCGAGGTGTATCTCGCCCTGGCGATCATCTACTGGGTGATGACCATTCTGATTGAGCAGCTTCTCCGATTCCTGGAGAAGCGGTTCTCCATTCCGGACTCCGCTGCCGGGGCTATGAACCGCGGCTGGTTCTCTTGGGGAAGGAGAGGAATCTGA
- a CDS encoding amino acid ABC transporter ATP-binding protein produces MIKVSHLSKSFHGNLILDDLSLEIEKGDVVALIGSSGAGKSTFLRSLNCLEQADQGMLDLEGFKVDFSTITNKQRLELRKQTAMVFQQFNLFQHRTALDNVKEGLKIVKRMNDREAAQIAQEQLEQVGLADRAHYYPKHLSGGQQQRVGIARALAMNPKLLLLDEPTSALDPELVGEVLQTIKKTAATGQTMILVSHEMSFVYEVANKVLFLDKGKIVEEGTPDEVFNHPKSERAKEFLQNYFRNKSSI; encoded by the coding sequence ATGATCAAGGTAAGTCATTTATCGAAGTCCTTCCACGGCAATCTGATTCTGGACGATCTGTCGTTGGAGATTGAGAAGGGCGATGTCGTAGCTCTGATCGGTTCATCCGGTGCAGGCAAGTCCACCTTCCTGCGTTCGCTCAACTGCCTGGAGCAGGCGGACCAGGGCATGCTGGATCTCGAAGGCTTCAAGGTCGATTTCAGCACGATTACGAACAAGCAGCGGCTGGAGCTGCGAAAGCAGACGGCGATGGTCTTCCAGCAATTCAATCTGTTCCAGCACCGGACGGCGCTGGATAATGTCAAGGAAGGCCTGAAGATCGTGAAGCGGATGAACGACCGCGAGGCCGCGCAGATTGCACAGGAGCAGCTGGAGCAAGTAGGTCTTGCGGACCGGGCGCATTATTATCCGAAGCATCTGTCCGGCGGCCAGCAGCAGCGGGTGGGCATTGCCCGCGCCCTGGCAATGAATCCGAAGCTGCTGCTCCTGGACGAGCCGACCTCAGCGCTTGACCCTGAGCTGGTCGGCGAGGTGCTGCAGACGATCAAGAAGACCGCAGCTACCGGTCAGACGATGATCCTGGTCTCGCATGAGATGAGCTTCGTCTATGAAGTAGCGAATAAGGTGCTTTTCCTGGACAAAGGGAAAATCGTCGAGGAGGGAACACCGGACGAGGTGTTCAATCATCCGAAGTCCGAGCGGGCGAAGGAGTTCCTGCAGAACTACTTCCGCAACAAGTCGAGTATTTAA
- the hflK gene encoding FtsH protease activity modulator HflK, which produces MNQNGDNIPGFKLPKLKPGMYKRLGVGVAAAAVLLYIGATSFYTVQEQERAAILTFGKYTNESSAGLHFKWPYPIQDVITVPAELTQRIHIGYRQEAGGAVPVDEEAMMITGDENIVSADAVVQWKISNIRDYLYNIDEPEQFLRNSASSSIRAVIGSEKLDFAITDGKTVIQDKVRELLVDLHKKYNTGIQIIDIKFQDIEPPSGQVEEAFREVTNAREEKNTKINNAKKYENDIIPKARGEAQALLERAEGEKKSRILNAQGDVARFNAIFAEYANNQSVTESRLVLETLETILPNAKIFITNSNSDTVNYLPLNELMRSTKDSTSAPAAVNPAPSAAPQGGDAK; this is translated from the coding sequence ATGAACCAGAATGGCGATAATATCCCAGGGTTCAAGCTGCCGAAGTTGAAGCCGGGCATGTACAAGAGGCTAGGAGTGGGGGTAGCCGCTGCGGCTGTATTGCTGTATATCGGCGCTACCTCATTCTATACGGTGCAGGAGCAGGAACGTGCAGCAATTCTGACCTTCGGCAAGTATACGAATGAGAGCTCAGCCGGACTTCATTTCAAATGGCCCTATCCGATCCAGGATGTAATTACCGTACCTGCGGAGCTGACCCAGCGGATTCATATCGGATACCGCCAGGAGGCTGGAGGAGCTGTGCCCGTGGATGAAGAAGCCATGATGATTACAGGTGATGAGAACATCGTATCTGCCGATGCTGTGGTCCAGTGGAAGATCAGCAATATCCGTGATTATCTGTATAACATTGATGAACCGGAGCAATTTCTGCGGAATTCGGCCAGTTCCTCGATCCGTGCAGTGATTGGTTCTGAGAAGCTGGATTTTGCGATTACCGACGGGAAGACCGTGATTCAGGATAAAGTCCGGGAGCTGCTGGTGGACCTGCACAAGAAATACAATACCGGCATTCAGATCATTGATATCAAATTCCAGGATATTGAGCCGCCGAGCGGCCAGGTCGAGGAGGCCTTCCGCGAGGTCACCAACGCCCGTGAAGAGAAGAACACGAAGATCAACAACGCCAAGAAGTATGAGAACGATATCATTCCGAAGGCACGTGGTGAAGCGCAGGCCCTGCTGGAGCGGGCCGAAGGCGAGAAGAAGTCGCGTATCCTGAATGCGCAGGGTGATGTTGCGCGGTTCAATGCGATTTTTGCCGAATATGCCAATAATCAGAGTGTCACCGAGAGCCGGCTGGTCCTGGAGACCCTGGAGACGATCCTGCCTAATGCCAAAATCTTCATTACCAACTCGAATAGTGACACTGTGAACTATCTGCCGCTGAATGAGCTGATGCGCAGCACCAAGGATAGCACCTCTGCTCCTGCCGCTGTGAATCCGGCGCCTTCAGCCGCACCGCAAGGAGGAGATGCCAAGTGA
- the hflC gene encoding protease modulator HflC produces the protein MKRNPIILLISSIVLIILLAGSMYIVKEGEYKVVLRFGEAMRTVEEPGLKFKLPFIENVSELPKYQMTYESTPTNILTKDQKPIVVDNYTVWRITNASQFLRTVQTVSGGVQRIDEAVYNSVRRKLSEINYENIISEDTGRGNINDEITKDVVTALTRDNYGIEIIDVRIKRTDLPEGNKQSVYNRMISDRQSIAARYLSEGDEESKKITSKADRASRELMAQAEADSKKIIAEGEGEAAKIYNLAYGKSPQFYSFYRTLQSYVTTLKNEPVIMIPIDSPYAKILMGNK, from the coding sequence GTGAAAAGAAACCCGATCATCCTATTGATATCTTCAATCGTCCTGATTATTCTGCTGGCCGGCTCTATGTACATCGTGAAGGAAGGGGAATATAAGGTAGTCCTGCGTTTCGGTGAAGCGATGCGTACGGTGGAGGAGCCGGGACTGAAGTTCAAGCTTCCTTTTATCGAGAATGTCTCGGAGCTGCCCAAGTATCAGATGACCTATGAAAGCACGCCGACCAACATTCTGACCAAGGATCAGAAGCCGATTGTCGTTGATAATTATACCGTCTGGAGAATTACCAACGCCTCGCAGTTCTTAAGAACCGTTCAGACGGTCAGCGGGGGAGTGCAGCGTATTGATGAGGCGGTATATAACTCGGTACGCCGCAAGCTGTCGGAGATTAACTATGAGAATATTATCAGTGAGGACACCGGACGGGGCAATATTAACGATGAGATCACCAAAGACGTAGTAACTGCCTTAACCCGTGACAATTACGGCATTGAAATTATTGACGTACGGATCAAGCGTACCGATCTGCCGGAAGGGAACAAACAAAGTGTATACAACCGGATGATCTCGGACCGCCAGTCCATTGCTGCGCGTTACCTGTCTGAAGGGGATGAGGAATCCAAGAAGATTACCTCCAAGGCGGATCGTGCTTCCCGGGAGTTGATGGCCCAGGCAGAAGCCGACTCCAAGAAGATTATTGCTGAAGGCGAAGGGGAAGCTGCCAAAATCTATAATCTGGCCTATGGCAAGTCTCCACAGTTCTATAGCTTCTACCGTACGCTGCAGAGTTATGTGACCACGCTGAAGAATGAGCCGGTCATCATGATCCCGATCGATTCGCCGTATGCGAAGATACTGATGGGCAATAAATAA
- a CDS encoding glycosyltransferase family 2 protein, translating into MNQKIKRVLLGSPIHQKPEILQHFLNSLQRLNLINIELHYYLIDDNRDEASSELLQQFAQSGRTVILESSGYHDDYIRDDNAHAWRISLVWKVAEFKNQMIRHAEAFGYDYLFLIDSDLILHPSTLEQLLSSGKDIISEVFWTEWEPGKLSQPQVWMHDEYNQWEALPGEKLSPEEIRRRLHAFLLKMQEPGIYEVGGLGACTLISTQAIKSGISYKKVRNLSYWGEDRHFCIRAAALDIPLFVDTHYPALHIYRDSDLEKVEEFVRQSTAKPGMEPSGHGGERNDEEAERSEAAADSKVLSDTDSVSARAVGVVTEKVAIDATTPPAASRRPKLTLTMIVKNEASRFLRQILEEHRKYIDEAVIIDDGSTDDTSELVKEVLEGIPLTLIHNPVSRFNNESELRKQQWEAVVATGPEWILNLDGDEMFEPGFAEEVDSLLRTEDCDLFCFRLYDFWDDNHYREDKYWRAHLRYRPFLVRYREDFTYRWNNLPQHSGRLPENIWELPHQLSNLRLKHLGWSKLEFRLEKYMRYMQLDPDGKYGWKEQYQSILDEHPILLPWSEQ; encoded by the coding sequence ATGAATCAGAAGATAAAACGGGTCTTGCTTGGCAGTCCGATCCATCAAAAACCGGAAATTCTGCAGCATTTTCTGAATTCTTTGCAGCGTCTGAACCTTATCAATATTGAACTGCATTATTATCTGATTGATGATAATCGGGATGAAGCCTCCAGTGAACTTTTGCAGCAGTTCGCCCAAAGCGGGAGAACAGTCATTCTGGAATCCTCTGGCTACCATGATGACTATATACGCGATGACAATGCCCATGCCTGGCGTATTAGCCTTGTCTGGAAGGTGGCCGAGTTCAAAAATCAGATGATCCGGCACGCGGAAGCTTTCGGCTATGATTATCTGTTTCTGATTGATTCCGATCTCATTCTTCATCCGAGTACGCTGGAGCAGTTGCTCAGTTCAGGCAAGGACATTATCTCTGAAGTGTTCTGGACTGAGTGGGAGCCTGGGAAATTGTCCCAGCCACAGGTGTGGATGCATGACGAGTATAACCAATGGGAAGCGTTACCGGGAGAAAAACTCTCACCTGAAGAGATCAGGCGCCGTCTGCATGCATTTCTGCTTAAGATGCAGGAACCGGGAATCTATGAAGTCGGCGGACTTGGTGCCTGCACTCTGATCAGCACCCAGGCCATCAAGTCCGGTATAAGTTACAAGAAGGTCCGAAATCTCTCTTATTGGGGAGAGGATCGCCATTTCTGTATCCGTGCAGCGGCACTTGATATTCCTCTCTTCGTAGATACCCATTATCCGGCGTTGCATATATACAGAGACAGTGATCTTGAAAAAGTGGAGGAGTTCGTTCGGCAGTCAACGGCAAAGCCTGGGATGGAGCCAAGCGGGCATGGCGGGGAAAGGAATGATGAAGAGGCGGAGCGGAGTGAGGCTGCAGCCGACTCGAAAGTGCTTAGCGATACGGATTCAGTATCAGCTCGGGCAGTCGGAGTAGTAACGGAGAAGGTGGCAATAGATGCCACCACCCCGCCAGCGGCTTCACGCCGGCCCAAGCTGACTCTCACGATGATCGTTAAGAATGAAGCCTCAAGGTTCCTGCGGCAGATTCTGGAGGAGCACCGCAAATATATCGACGAGGCCGTTATTATCGATGATGGCAGCACAGATGACACATCGGAACTAGTCAAGGAGGTTCTTGAGGGAATTCCGCTTACGTTGATTCATAATCCGGTCTCCCGCTTCAACAATGAATCCGAGCTGCGTAAGCAGCAGTGGGAGGCGGTGGTTGCGACCGGACCGGAATGGATTCTTAATCTGGATGGGGATGAGATGTTTGAACCCGGCTTTGCCGAAGAAGTGGACTCTCTGCTGAGAACGGAGGACTGCGACTTATTCTGCTTCCGCCTCTACGATTTCTGGGATGACAACCATTACCGCGAGGATAAGTACTGGCGGGCCCACCTGAGATACCGGCCGTTCCTGGTCCGCTACCGCGAAGACTTCACCTACCGCTGGAATAATCTCCCGCAACACTCCGGGCGGCTGCCAGAGAATATTTGGGAATTGCCCCATCAACTAAGTAACCTGCGCCTTAAGCATCTCGGCTGGTCAAAGCTGGAATTCCGGCTGGAGAAGTATATGCGGTATATGCAACTGGACCCGGACGGCAAGTACGGCTGGAAGGAGCAATATCAGTCCATTCTTGATGAGCATCCCATTCTGTTGCCTTGGAGCGAACAGTAA
- a CDS encoding undecaprenyl-diphosphate phosphatase, producing the protein MENWYNWLKYLLLGIVQGVTEPIPVSSSGHLIIVQRLLGMKQNGLSFEILTNTASLIAICFIFRKDILDLITGFFRYLQTRDTKYRSEFMFCIYIVIGTIPAAVAAVFFKDTIERVFTSVHTVSISLLITGVALWLIRNLRGQKRDGNLTVRDAIIVGLAQAVALIPGISRSGSTVIASIAVGMKQETALKFSFMLYIPISIGGLIMGASDIVHDPNRSALAMPYLIAFLTTLVATYYAMRWFIGIMAKGNLIYFSYYCFVVGTLLLIFL; encoded by the coding sequence ATGGAAAACTGGTACAATTGGCTAAAATACTTACTGCTCGGCATTGTACAGGGAGTGACGGAGCCGATCCCCGTCTCTTCCAGCGGGCATTTGATCATCGTACAACGTCTGCTCGGCATGAAGCAGAATGGGCTATCTTTTGAAATTCTAACGAATACAGCATCCTTGATTGCCATCTGCTTCATCTTCCGCAAAGACATCCTGGATCTGATTACAGGCTTCTTCCGTTACCTGCAGACCCGCGATACGAAATACCGGTCTGAGTTCATGTTCTGCATTTACATCGTTATCGGCACGATCCCCGCAGCGGTTGCTGCCGTATTCTTCAAGGATACGATCGAACGCGTCTTCACTTCCGTACATACCGTATCCATCAGCTTACTCATTACCGGGGTAGCCCTCTGGCTGATCCGCAACCTGCGCGGCCAGAAAAGAGACGGCAACCTCACCGTGCGAGACGCCATCATCGTCGGGCTGGCTCAGGCGGTAGCGCTGATTCCCGGCATCAGCCGTTCCGGTTCTACCGTGATCGCCTCGATTGCCGTGGGGATGAAGCAGGAGACCGCACTCAAGTTCTCCTTCATGCTGTACATTCCCATCAGTATCGGGGGCCTGATCATGGGCGCATCCGACATCGTGCATGACCCTAACCGCTCTGCACTGGCGATGCCCTACCTGATCGCCTTCCTCACCACGCTGGTCGCCACTTACTACGCCATGCGCTGGTTCATCGGCATTATGGCGAAGGGGAATCTGATTTACTTCTCGTACTACTGCTTCGTGGTGGGTACACTGCTGCTGATCTTCCTGTAA
- a CDS encoding DedA family protein: MTQWITEFILFFKDLSYAGIVIALSFEFVPAELVLPLAGYWVYLGDMKLILTILAGTVGGTFGPLTLYALGRFGGRPAIAKYGKYFFIRPHHLEASDRFFEKYGNGVAFYGRFIPGVRTLISVPCGIAKMNVFAFSLYTFLAMLPITSIYVYLGFKLGSQWEHVDEIVKPYILPAATLFLLGFGLYVFSKRYRRRQA; the protein is encoded by the coding sequence ATGACACAATGGATTACAGAATTCATTCTTTTTTTCAAAGATTTGTCGTATGCGGGCATCGTTATCGCCTTGTCGTTTGAATTCGTGCCTGCCGAGCTCGTGCTTCCACTTGCCGGGTACTGGGTGTATCTGGGGGACATGAAGCTGATTCTTACGATCCTTGCCGGAACCGTCGGAGGAACGTTCGGCCCGTTAACGCTGTATGCCCTTGGCCGGTTCGGGGGCAGACCTGCGATTGCTAAGTACGGGAAGTACTTTTTCATCCGTCCGCATCACCTGGAAGCCTCCGACCGTTTTTTTGAGAAATACGGCAACGGCGTAGCTTTCTACGGGCGCTTCATTCCGGGCGTGAGAACGCTGATCTCTGTCCCTTGCGGGATTGCCAAGATGAATGTGTTTGCCTTCAGTCTCTACACCTTTCTGGCCATGCTTCCGATCACATCGATCTATGTCTATCTGGGCTTCAAGCTGGGCTCGCAGTGGGAGCATGTGGACGAAATTGTCAAGCCTTACATTCTTCCGGCGGCAACCCTGTTCCTGCTCGGCTTCGGGCTGTACGTCTTTTCCAAGCGGTACCGGAGACGGCAGGCTTAA